One Idiomarina loihiensis L2TR genomic window carries:
- the gcvT gene encoding glycine cleavage system aminomethyltransferase GcvT, with translation MGSRTPLYEAHVKAGAKMVDFHGWDMPLNYGSQIEEHHAVRRDCGVFDVSHMTIVDVEGSQAQAFLRYLLANDVAKLKTEGKAQYTSMLNENGGVIDDLIVYFFSENAYRMVVNSATRDRDLAWIEKVAADFDVTTKERDDMGMLALQGPKAADKIQGVLTAEQYAEIDGMKPFVGKDVGDYFIATTGYTGEKGYEIVVPAEQLEALWNDLLKADVAPCGLGARDTLRLEAGMNLYGQDMDENITPLEANMGWSVAFEPADRDFIGRKALEQKKAEGHDKLVGLVMEEKGVLRHGQKVTVEGGEGIITSGTFSPTLGFSVAMARVPSSVGDTAEVEMRKKQMPVKVVKPGFVRNGQSVL, from the coding sequence ATGGGTAGCAGAACGCCACTGTACGAAGCACACGTAAAAGCGGGTGCAAAGATGGTTGATTTTCACGGCTGGGACATGCCGCTGAACTACGGTTCACAAATTGAAGAGCACCATGCTGTACGCCGTGACTGCGGTGTTTTCGATGTGTCGCACATGACCATTGTTGACGTAGAAGGCTCTCAGGCTCAGGCGTTTTTGCGTTACCTGCTGGCTAACGACGTTGCCAAGCTAAAAACCGAAGGCAAAGCACAATACACCAGTATGTTGAATGAAAACGGCGGTGTTATTGATGACCTTATTGTGTATTTCTTCTCAGAAAATGCCTACCGCATGGTCGTTAACTCAGCAACCCGTGACCGCGATCTGGCATGGATTGAAAAAGTTGCGGCCGATTTTGATGTCACCACCAAAGAGCGTGACGACATGGGTATGCTGGCTTTGCAGGGCCCTAAAGCCGCTGACAAAATCCAGGGTGTATTAACCGCAGAGCAGTACGCAGAAATTGACGGCATGAAGCCTTTTGTCGGGAAAGACGTTGGTGATTACTTTATTGCGACCACAGGTTACACCGGCGAAAAAGGCTACGAAATTGTGGTTCCGGCTGAGCAGCTTGAAGCCCTGTGGAATGACTTGCTAAAAGCCGATGTTGCTCCATGTGGACTGGGTGCTCGTGATACACTGCGCTTAGAAGCTGGCATGAACCTGTATGGTCAGGACATGGATGAGAACATCACGCCGCTGGAAGCCAATATGGGCTGGAGCGTAGCGTTTGAACCGGCTGATCGCGACTTTATTGGTCGTAAAGCATTAGAGCAGAAAAAAGCTGAAGGTCACGACAAGTTAGTCGGCCTTGTGATGGAAGAGAAAGGTGTACTGCGTCACGGTCAAAAAGTAACCGTTGAGGGTGGCGAAGGTATCATCACTTCTGGTACATTCTCGCCTACACTTGGTTTCTCAGTTGCAATGGCTCGCGTTCCATCAAGTGTTGGTGATACAGCGGAAGTGGAAATGCGTAAAAAACAAATGCCGGTGAAGGTAGTTAAGCCAGGTTTCGTCAGAAACGGTCAATCTGTTTTATAA
- a CDS encoding LysR family transcriptional regulator yields the protein MKHLSLEALRSFSAVIELGSMTLAGERMGRSQPAISLQLKKLEQQLGVELLTRQGSGFALTADGDVLFDYAQRMLALNDQAWAQFEPQQVSGKVRLGITSEFASSLLPKVLGQFAQVYPQVTLQVTSALSKDLLSGLGQQFDIILALREQTNKSDVLIQREELVWVGLPGLLEQPGWPMVVAPEGCIYRRRAEQSLQRAHQPYRITYTNTDFSGLTAALNSGLGITVLAKSTVPKDIPILESFSDNKPLPNPGSVNVIMRLAGGASSAASQLADYLKARI from the coding sequence ATGAAACATTTATCCTTAGAAGCCTTACGCAGTTTTAGTGCAGTGATTGAGCTGGGCAGTATGACACTTGCCGGCGAACGCATGGGGCGCTCTCAGCCTGCTATTAGTCTGCAGCTTAAAAAGCTGGAGCAGCAACTGGGCGTTGAACTACTAACGCGCCAGGGCAGCGGCTTTGCTCTTACCGCCGACGGTGACGTGCTGTTTGACTACGCGCAGCGAATGTTGGCGCTGAATGATCAGGCCTGGGCGCAGTTCGAACCGCAACAGGTTAGCGGTAAAGTTAGGCTGGGTATTACCAGTGAATTCGCGTCCAGTCTGTTGCCCAAAGTGCTGGGTCAGTTTGCTCAGGTTTACCCACAGGTGACGCTGCAGGTGACTTCGGCGTTGAGTAAAGACTTACTGTCCGGACTAGGGCAACAGTTTGATATTATTCTGGCACTGCGCGAACAGACCAATAAAAGTGACGTTTTGATTCAGCGCGAAGAGTTGGTTTGGGTGGGCTTACCTGGCTTATTAGAGCAACCCGGCTGGCCTATGGTAGTTGCTCCTGAAGGCTGTATTTATCGTCGCAGGGCAGAACAAAGCTTACAAAGGGCGCATCAGCCTTATCGTATCACTTATACCAATACAGACTTCTCGGGACTGACTGCAGCATTGAACAGCGGACTAGGCATTACCGTTCTGGCTAAAAGTACGGTACCGAAGGATATTCCCATATTGGAAAGTTTTTCTGATAACAAACCCTTACCCAACCCCGGCTCTGTAAACGTCATTATGCGTCTGGCCGGCGGTGCCTCAAGCGCTGCCTCTCAATTAGCCGACTACCTGAAAGCGCGGATTTGA
- a CDS encoding FAD-dependent oxidoreductase, translated as MTMKRKKLDVVIVGGGMIGLSLAIRLAQQNRRVMVLERHSQPELSEELALRVSALNDRSRSVLKDCGAWPLVQEHRSGPYQSMQVWDKDSPAHIEFSAKEINAEDLGAIVENNVVEHFLWQRAEQAGVEILQTQQWTMVHGGDESHPAEIEVGEWLLSADLIIGADGGRSKVRQYAELPISFWDYGQQGIVANIRTEQPHNGVARQVFLPTGPLALLPTPDSHTVSIVWSADEALARNLLNEPAERFAKQVETESGRVLGGCECVSDIKAFPLRMQYARQWYQHRIVLAGDAAHTIHPLAGQGANLGFGDVKALTEKLEGVDLSSLAQLHRSLSTYQRERKADTQLMIAAMETFKRGFGTANPVVKGLRALAFALPNKLTFLKRKLAEVALG; from the coding sequence ATGACCATGAAACGCAAAAAGTTAGATGTTGTGATTGTTGGTGGCGGCATGATTGGTCTGAGCCTGGCGATACGCCTGGCTCAACAGAACCGGCGAGTGATGGTGCTGGAAAGACATTCGCAGCCTGAACTTTCTGAAGAGCTGGCTTTACGGGTGAGCGCATTGAATGATCGCAGTCGCAGCGTATTAAAAGACTGCGGAGCCTGGCCTTTAGTGCAGGAACACCGAAGCGGCCCCTACCAGAGCATGCAAGTGTGGGACAAAGACAGCCCGGCACACATTGAGTTTTCAGCAAAGGAAATTAACGCCGAAGATCTAGGCGCTATAGTTGAAAACAACGTGGTGGAGCATTTTCTGTGGCAACGTGCCGAGCAGGCAGGTGTTGAGATATTGCAGACGCAGCAGTGGACAATGGTTCACGGCGGCGATGAGTCTCACCCCGCAGAAATAGAAGTTGGTGAGTGGTTACTGTCAGCTGATCTTATAATTGGAGCTGACGGTGGCCGTTCGAAAGTGCGCCAGTATGCTGAATTACCAATTTCCTTCTGGGACTACGGGCAGCAAGGCATTGTGGCCAACATTCGCACCGAACAACCGCACAATGGCGTGGCTCGTCAGGTGTTTTTACCTACCGGGCCGCTGGCGCTTTTGCCAACGCCTGACTCCCATACGGTTTCCATTGTCTGGTCTGCCGATGAAGCTCTCGCCAGAAACTTGCTTAATGAGCCCGCTGAGCGCTTTGCTAAACAGGTGGAAACAGAGTCAGGGCGGGTATTAGGCGGTTGCGAGTGTGTTTCTGATATAAAAGCCTTCCCGCTTAGAATGCAGTACGCTCGCCAATGGTATCAGCATCGTATTGTTTTGGCTGGCGACGCGGCTCACACCATTCATCCGCTGGCCGGGCAGGGCGCAAACTTAGGTTTTGGTGACGTGAAAGCCTTAACCGAGAAACTTGAGGGTGTGGATTTATCCTCGCTGGCGCAATTGCACCGCTCGCTGAGTACGTATCAGCGCGAGCGCAAAGCCGACACTCAGTTAATGATAGCCGCAATGGAAACGTTCAAACGCGGTTTCGGCACAGCAAACCCAGTAGTAAAAGGCCTACGAGCCCTGGCTTTCGCACTGCCAAACAAACTCACCTTTTTAAAACGCAAGCTAGCCGAAGTGGCTCTGGGCTAG
- the ubiH gene encoding 2-octaprenyl-6-methoxyphenyl hydroxylase — MDEKPVTQADVVIAGGSLVGALTGLMLAQQRPDWRIVVCEPRAEGPPADKRIIALAAASAKRLQSLGALDGIDSTPIKHIHISDRGFAGAAELHAEYEKVEALGRVVSASELVNNLYLSCQQQPNLNWLSGVRLESLQQQQDYVELTLDNAQKLQAKLLIGADGQNSLVREQLELKSDTYDYGQFGCIATLDMKQPLDGWAFERFTEAGPIALLPMQNSQASLVWSFTEKQREAAEQWSDTEFLHRCQQAFGYRAGLFSGVSKRVFYPLILRRAKRSTHHRSVIIGNASHALHPIAGQGFNLGLRDTEVLCEVLATTDDPGNFRVLQGYEQNRERDYQAIIKLTDGLVRGFSNHYLPTVVGRNSALMLLQHCSPLKSAFARLTMGMKP; from the coding sequence ATGGATGAAAAGCCAGTAACTCAGGCTGATGTGGTTATAGCCGGGGGCAGCTTAGTGGGTGCCTTAACCGGCTTAATGCTGGCGCAGCAGCGGCCGGACTGGCGTATTGTGGTGTGTGAACCGCGAGCCGAAGGTCCGCCTGCCGACAAACGCATTATTGCGCTGGCAGCTGCCTCAGCAAAGCGGTTACAAAGCCTTGGCGCGCTCGATGGCATTGACAGCACGCCAATAAAACACATTCACATTTCGGATCGCGGTTTTGCGGGAGCCGCCGAATTGCATGCGGAGTATGAAAAGGTTGAAGCCTTAGGCCGAGTTGTTTCGGCTTCAGAGCTGGTGAATAACTTGTACCTCAGTTGCCAGCAGCAGCCTAATTTAAACTGGTTGTCCGGTGTGCGACTGGAGTCACTGCAACAGCAGCAGGATTACGTGGAACTCACTCTGGATAACGCACAGAAATTGCAGGCCAAATTGCTGATTGGCGCCGACGGCCAGAACTCGTTAGTGCGCGAACAGCTAGAATTAAAATCCGATACCTACGACTACGGTCAGTTTGGCTGCATTGCCACCTTAGACATGAAACAGCCCTTAGATGGCTGGGCTTTTGAGCGTTTTACCGAAGCCGGACCCATTGCTTTGTTGCCTATGCAGAATTCGCAGGCCTCATTGGTGTGGAGCTTTACCGAAAAGCAGCGTGAAGCCGCCGAACAATGGTCAGATACCGAATTTTTACACCGTTGTCAGCAGGCCTTTGGCTACCGCGCCGGTTTATTCTCTGGTGTGTCAAAACGCGTTTTTTATCCGCTTATTTTACGCCGGGCTAAACGCTCAACCCATCACCGCAGTGTTATTATTGGTAACGCCTCGCATGCCTTACACCCCATTGCCGGGCAGGGGTTTAATCTGGGCCTGCGGGACACCGAAGTTTTATGTGAAGTACTGGCAACAACCGATGACCCCGGTAATTTCCGCGTTTTACAAGGCTACGAGCAGAACCGCGAACGCGACTATCAGGCCATTATTAAGCTGACCGACGGCCTGGTGCGTGGTTTCTCCAACCATTATTTACCCACCGTTGTGGGTCGCAATAGTGCGCTGATGTTACTGCAGCATTGTTCGCCGCTGAAATCCGCCTTTGCACGCTTAACCATGGGGATGAAACCATGA
- the pepP gene encoding Xaa-Pro aminopeptidase: MKDVIPQDEFNQRRQQLLQLLPPNSLALVAASSEVTRSNDTEFPFRQNSDFFYLTGFNEPDAVLLLINDSNPRSVLFCQDKDPKHEVWHGLRLGYENAVEALAVDSAEDLDTLPERLPELLQGIESVFYPMGEDSMLAELVSEARDEVSVKARRSGKLAPQSLSDLRPDLDAMRLIKSAAEIAVMKEAARISTQAFRRIMRFVEDGKHEYQVAAELHHEFAMNGALHPAYGIISGGGANACILHYTDNRDVLHDGDLLLVDAGAEYQGYAADITRTFPVNGKFSEPQSILYNLVLKAQQAAFAEIKPGSNLVNASEAAARVISDGLTELGILTGDAEENFKEQRWKTYFIHGLGHWLGLDVHDVGRYRNSEGEPVSFKPGMVLTVEPGIYIPEDAEVDEKWRGIGIRIEDDLVVTADGFDNMTAGVPKTIEEIEEWMKSQ; the protein is encoded by the coding sequence ATGAAAGACGTTATTCCGCAGGACGAATTTAACCAGCGCCGGCAGCAGTTATTGCAATTGTTGCCGCCAAACTCACTGGCACTGGTTGCAGCCAGCAGTGAAGTTACCCGTAGCAACGATACCGAGTTTCCGTTCCGGCAAAACAGCGACTTTTTCTATTTAACCGGTTTTAACGAACCGGACGCTGTATTGCTGCTGATCAACGACAGCAACCCACGCAGTGTTTTATTCTGTCAGGACAAGGACCCGAAGCACGAAGTCTGGCATGGCTTGCGTCTGGGTTATGAAAATGCCGTTGAAGCCTTAGCTGTCGACAGCGCAGAAGACCTAGATACCTTGCCCGAGCGCTTACCCGAATTGTTGCAGGGCATTGAATCGGTTTTTTACCCCATGGGCGAAGACTCAATGCTGGCCGAGTTAGTCAGCGAGGCTCGTGACGAAGTGAGTGTTAAAGCCAGACGAAGCGGTAAGCTGGCGCCTCAAAGCTTGTCTGATTTACGGCCTGACCTGGACGCCATGCGTTTAATTAAGTCAGCCGCAGAAATAGCGGTAATGAAAGAAGCGGCACGTATTAGCACGCAGGCGTTTCGTCGCATTATGCGTTTTGTCGAAGACGGTAAACACGAGTATCAGGTAGCGGCGGAGTTGCATCACGAGTTTGCTATGAACGGCGCTTTGCATCCGGCGTATGGCATTATTAGCGGCGGCGGTGCAAACGCCTGCATTTTGCATTACACCGACAACCGAGACGTTCTGCATGACGGCGATTTACTGCTGGTGGATGCCGGTGCGGAATATCAGGGCTATGCCGCCGATATTACCCGCACCTTCCCGGTGAATGGAAAGTTCAGTGAGCCACAGAGCATACTTTACAATTTAGTGCTGAAAGCCCAGCAGGCCGCCTTTGCTGAAATAAAACCCGGCAGTAACCTGGTTAATGCGAGCGAAGCCGCAGCGCGGGTCATTAGCGACGGTCTGACGGAGCTTGGTATTTTAACCGGTGACGCTGAAGAGAACTTCAAAGAGCAGCGCTGGAAAACCTATTTTATTCACGGGTTAGGCCACTGGCTGGGTCTGGACGTTCACGATGTGGGGCGTTATCGCAACAGTGAAGGCGAGCCGGTTTCCTTTAAGCCCGGCATGGTGCTGACGGTAGAGCCGGGCATTTATATTCCGGAAGACGCCGAGGTTGATGAAAAGTGGCGCGGCATTGGCATTCGTATAGAAGATGACCTGGTAGTAACAGCCGATGGCTTTGACAACATGACCGCGGGCGTACCAAAAACCATTGAAGAGATTGAAGAATGGATGAAAAGCCAGTAA
- a CDS encoding UPF0149 family protein — MSTRFNYDRLVELYAQYDMTPSASEVQGMLTGLIATGSDAKSNELMILMSDLAYDGQGLPVELENLLQQQAEEIEHSLGDEDLGYRLLLPEDTTPLSDRLSALAGWVNAFLVGYGVNQENMTNLSGDLKEAIEDMVELAKIEFTDDGDEEEERAYTEIVEYLRISAMMCYTELGRKEQPANQPPKTLH, encoded by the coding sequence ATGTCGACTCGTTTTAATTATGACCGTTTAGTTGAGCTTTACGCACAATACGATATGACGCCAAGTGCGTCGGAAGTGCAGGGCATGTTAACCGGGCTAATAGCCACCGGTAGTGACGCCAAAAGCAATGAATTAATGATATTAATGTCAGACCTGGCATACGACGGCCAGGGCTTGCCCGTCGAGCTGGAGAACTTGCTGCAACAGCAGGCCGAAGAAATTGAACACTCGCTGGGCGATGAAGATTTAGGCTACCGCTTGTTGTTACCTGAAGACACCACACCGTTGTCTGACCGCTTAAGCGCACTGGCTGGCTGGGTTAACGCCTTTTTAGTGGGCTATGGTGTTAATCAGGAAAATATGACCAACTTAAGTGGTGACTTAAAAGAAGCCATTGAAGACATGGTCGAGCTGGCAAAAATAGAATTTACCGATGACGGTGATGAGGAAGAAGAACGAGCCTACACCGAAATTGTCGAGTATCTGCGTATTTCAGCCATGATGTGTTACACCGAGTTAGGCCGAAAAGAACAGCCCGCGAACCAGCCGCCTAAAACTTTACATTAA
- the zapA gene encoding cell division protein ZapA, whose amino-acid sequence MTAKTMDIKLLERNYKVACPIGQESALQQAADALNERLEETKERTQLTNVEQIAVMTALNLCHEWIQDQNEQSAKTAKLEEKIQLLQATIEQAMSEQRSQRNR is encoded by the coding sequence ATGACCGCAAAAACCATGGATATAAAATTGCTGGAACGTAATTACAAGGTCGCTTGCCCCATTGGGCAGGAGAGTGCGTTACAGCAAGCGGCGGATGCGCTTAATGAAAGGCTTGAAGAAACCAAAGAACGGACCCAACTGACCAATGTGGAACAGATAGCAGTAATGACAGCCCTGAATTTGTGTCATGAATGGATTCAGGATCAAAATGAACAGTCTGCAAAAACTGCTAAACTGGAAGAGAAAATTCAGTTGCTTCAGGCAACCATTGAACAGGCTATGAGTGAGCAACGCTCACAACGTAATCGTTAA